The DNA region CGTCGAGTGCGCGATGAACGCGATCGCTTCGGGATTCACCGCCGGATCCGCGAGCAGTTGCCGCAATCCCGCCACGATGCCGGCTGCGACTCCCTCGGGCGCATCGTGCGTCGTCGGCACCTTGACGCGCGCGACGATCTCCCGCGTCGCGGCGTCGATCGCGACGACGTCGGTGAACGTGCCGCCGACGTCGATGCCGGCCCTGATCCTGGGCCCGCTCCCGTTCACGCTACCAATCGACGACGAGCACGTAGGTGACGGTCGCGAGGCGCACGCTCCCGTCGCGCTCGAAACGCTCGAAGAGCGTGCGAAGGTCGGCGTTGAGGCGCTCGGCGTCGGGACCGGACGACGGAAGATACGACGACGATGCGGCGCGCCCGAGCAGCCCGTCGAGATCGAGCGTTTGGTACGAGGCGTGCTCGGCGCGCGTCAGGCGCGCGTCGGGAAAGGCGGAGAACGCCTCGAGCGCGCGCCGGCGCAGCGTTTCGGTGTCGTCGGTCGCGTACGACCGAACGACCTCGCCGTACGCCGCCGTGAACGGATCGCCCTCGTGCCGCTCGTACTGAAGCATCGCGGCGCGGCGGCGCGCGATGCGGCGAAACTCGCGAAACGCATCGGGCATGACGAACCAATGCGCGGCTTGGCACGCGACGACCGCATCCACGCTCGCGCTCTCGAGGCCGGTGTGCTCGGCGGTTCCGTCCTGCCACGTGACGCGCGGATGCGGCTCGGCATTCTCGCGCATCGTCGCGTTCGGCTCGATCGCGGTCACGCGCACGCCGCGATCGGCGAAGAGCCGCGACGAGATTCCGGTTCCCGCGCCGACGTCGGCGATCGTCAGCACGTGCGGCTCGCCGAGCCCCGCGAGCACCGCGTCGATTGCCTCGGGCGGATACGACGGACGGAAGGCGGCGTACGCCTTCGCGCGCGAGCCGAAGCGCCCGGTCGGATTCACGCGGTAAACGGCGCGCCCAAGCGAATCTCGAGCGTCTTGCCGTCGCGCAGGATGCCGAAGTCGTGCGGCCTGCCGTCGTAGGCGCGGCGCTCAGATTGAAACGTGCCGAGCTCCCACCACAACGTGCCGTCGATCGTCTCGATCGTGTCGCCGGAGCGCAGGCCGGCGTCGTAGGCCGGACCGCCCGCGCGCACGTACGCGCGCATGTTGCCGTCGACGCTGCGAAAGAGGGCGTAAAAGTACGTCGGCTTCTCTCCCGGCCGCGCGGCGACGCCGACGTCGAAGAGATTCGCGCTTACGACCGGCTGCGCGCGCGCCCAATCGCGCAACCGCGCGACGCCGTCGAGCGCGAGCGCGCGCGCTTGCTCTTCGTTTGCGGGCGGCGGCACGATCTCGTGGTCGTGCCACTCGTTGACGATCCAGCCGCCGCAATCTTGCAGGCGCAGCCCGACGTCGAGATCGTCGCCTTCGGTCAGCGAGAACGTCGAGGTCGTC from Candidatus Binatia bacterium includes:
- a CDS encoding class I SAM-dependent methyltransferase — encoded protein: MNPTGRFGSRAKAYAAFRPSYPPEAIDAVLAGLGEPHVLTIADVGAGTGISSRLFADRGVRVTAIEPNATMRENAEPHPRVTWQDGTAEHTGLESASVDAVVACQAAHWFVMPDAFREFRRIARRRAAMLQYERHEGDPFTAAYGEVVRSYATDDTETLRRRALEAFSAFPDARLTRAEHASYQTLDLDGLLGRAASSSYLPSSGPDAERLNADLRTLFERFERDGSVRLATVTYVLVVDW